One genomic segment of Cytophagia bacterium CHB2 includes these proteins:
- a CDS encoding metal-dependent hydrolase, giving the protein MIGGRATGACVMAITTKQPTTNDQQRRIRNPNMPLPFAHSLMGYTIAEGASLRLTRSFWLDVLILMVLANLPDIDFLPGYLVGEPNRYHHYQTHSLGFAAIVGALGGLFYWRKRGRFLPYFLLFFTAVSSHLLLDLFTVDSAPPYGMTLLWPLSMQFYDISWDIFGAVHKSDSSRDFFASLFHPANLRVALFELAIMLPIAAFVRTLKFYGAFTRRPATRNSMPALPSMLATARSLAPEIDQLRREAETSDLETHQRAEIKTQPLDLNSIDLEQPEFRNGKNH; this is encoded by the coding sequence ATGATTGGCGGGCGCGCTACCGGCGCCTGCGTTATGGCGATCACGACGAAGCAACCAACGACCAACGATCAGCAACGAAGAATTAGGAATCCGAACATGCCTCTGCCGTTTGCCCATTCGCTCATGGGATACACCATCGCTGAAGGCGCATCGTTGCGCTTGACAAGAAGTTTTTGGCTGGATGTTTTGATATTGATGGTTCTGGCCAATTTGCCGGACATCGATTTTCTGCCCGGCTATCTCGTCGGCGAACCGAATCGTTACCATCATTATCAGACGCACAGCTTGGGCTTTGCGGCGATTGTCGGCGCGTTGGGCGGCCTTTTCTACTGGCGCAAACGCGGGAGATTTTTGCCCTATTTTTTGCTGTTCTTCACAGCGGTGAGTTCGCATCTTCTCCTCGATCTGTTCACCGTCGACAGCGCGCCGCCTTACGGCATGACGTTGCTCTGGCCGTTGAGCATGCAATTCTACGATATTTCGTGGGATATTTTCGGCGCCGTGCACAAATCCGATTCGTCACGAGATTTTTTTGCATCGCTTTTTCATCCCGCCAACCTGCGCGTGGCCTTGTTCGAGTTGGCGATCATGTTGCCCATCGCAGCGTTTGTGCGCACACTAAAATTTTATGGCGCATTCACACGGCGCCCGGCAACCAGGAATTCCATGCCGGCATTACCGAGCATGCTTGCAACAGCGCGTTCATTGGCTCCTGAAATTGATCAATTACGCCGCGAGGCAGAAACCTCTGATCTGGAAACACACCAACGGGCTGAGATAAAAACGCAGCCATTGGATCTCAATAGCATCGATCTCGAGCAACCGGAATTTCGCAATGGCAAAAACCACTGA
- a CDS encoding GNAT family N-acetyltransferase: MSLRVVTTTSEFESLQSAWDALYRSNPNHTPFQSWEWNFAWWKNFGDEDSLRLLLVHEDDKLVGIAPFYLRKKFYGFPLRHLGFIGQKRGDYLDFIISAGREAFFFREVREYLKSGNENWRLVELKDVPENSTNLPHLFQQMRDAFPLFGVEHQRICVSIPLTTDWESFLQTLSKRTRKDVGYDRRFLDKTFKTEFKIFTNSSAVFDGFRDLVTIYQARWQQEKGAGRFAEESVFKFEEEVCRRLSHRGDYRLYLLYADGQPAAGLAGYVSNGKYYGDTYAHAPQFHKFSAGNVLLGMAIEDCIQNRWSELDLSRGDEPYKFKWNGQAKRNCHIKIFHDRFAAARAAFFEGVYEKASESKRLNDWRARYRRLRYGDHDEATNDQRSATKN, encoded by the coding sequence ATGTCATTACGCGTCGTCACAACCACCTCCGAGTTCGAAAGCCTGCAATCCGCTTGGGATGCGCTTTATCGCAGCAATCCCAATCACACGCCGTTTCAATCCTGGGAATGGAATTTTGCGTGGTGGAAAAATTTTGGCGACGAGGATTCCTTGCGCCTTTTGCTGGTTCACGAAGACGATAAGCTTGTCGGTATCGCGCCATTTTATCTCCGCAAGAAGTTTTATGGCTTTCCGTTGCGGCATCTCGGCTTCATCGGGCAAAAACGCGGTGATTATCTCGACTTCATCATCTCCGCCGGGCGCGAGGCGTTTTTTTTTCGCGAAGTTCGGGAGTATTTGAAAAGCGGTAATGAGAACTGGCGGTTGGTTGAGCTTAAGGATGTCCCGGAAAACTCAACGAATCTTCCGCATCTTTTCCAGCAAATGCGCGACGCGTTTCCGCTTTTTGGCGTGGAACATCAACGTATCTGCGTGAGCATTCCACTGACTACGGATTGGGAAAGTTTTTTACAGACGTTGAGCAAGCGCACGCGCAAAGATGTCGGCTATGATCGCCGGTTTTTGGATAAAACCTTCAAAACAGAGTTTAAGATTTTTACAAACTCTTCGGCCGTGTTTGATGGCTTTCGCGATCTCGTGACAATCTATCAAGCGCGCTGGCAGCAAGAAAAAGGCGCGGGGCGATTTGCGGAAGAAAGCGTCTTTAAATTTGAGGAAGAAGTCTGCCGGCGCCTCTCGCATCGCGGTGATTATCGTCTTTACCTGCTCTATGCCGACGGCCAGCCTGCCGCCGGACTCGCGGGCTATGTGAGCAACGGTAAATATTACGGCGACACCTATGCGCATGCGCCGCAATTTCACAAGTTCAGCGCCGGCAACGTGCTGCTGGGCATGGCCATTGAAGATTGTATTCAAAACCGCTGGAGCGAGCTTGATCTGTCGCGTGGCGACGAACCCTACAAGTTCAAATGGAACGGCCAGGCCAAGCGCAATTGCCATATCAAGATTTTTCATGATCGTTTTGCTGCCGCACGCGCGGCTTTTTTTGAAGGCGTTTATGAAAAGGCCTCGGAGAGCAAAAGATTGAATGATTGGCGGGCGCGCTACCGGCGCCTGCGTTATGGCGATCACGACGAAGCAACCAACGACCAACGATCAGCAACGAAGAATTAG